From the Glycine max cultivar Williams 82 chromosome 11, Glycine_max_v4.0, whole genome shotgun sequence genome, the window tttttttatctatattaaaataaataacatgaatattttaatataaataaaaaatattatcactaaatcaaaagtattatttgaaaagataaatataatatataaaacaaaaaaaacttatataaatatatatatatatatatatatatatatatatatatatatatatatatatatatatattctaatttattaaaaataggatttaatcatatatgttatattttaagagataatatataagattaaaaaatataataaattaaaaaataataaattttgaattttaaattatttttacataaaatttatatttttactatattttgcactaaatatttaaataaacatttgGATATAGTGATAAAagattgttttctttatttcaagGACTATGGTTCTAATCCtttataaagtaattttttaaattcttattttttaagaaaattttgattaactacttttaaaatttaagggtCAACAATATTAGTATGTGAGAAGAAGAAATTGATTGGTTGGAACAGAAAAATGTGAAATGGGCCTAGATGTAGCTAAAAATGcttaattattcatatttaatatacTTGTTTGTAAGGTTGAAGTAGGGTAATCACATGTTAAAGTTGAGTAAATCCACTAGATCAATTGAGGAACGCAATGAAGTCATTTTTGACATTCGACCTTGCCTCACCAATCGATTTTacaaacactattttgtttatagaaaattaaataaggtTATATTTTGCTTGCGATGATTTGTATTTGATAGTGCTACTAGCCCAAGAGACAAACAAATATGTACTATGAAATTTAATATGAATAAATAGTGTAAGCAATGATACTGGGAAggatttttattatatcatttaaaatttatttacttttttaataataattaccttaaattttttttttataatgattattttaaaagttatatcaacaatttattaattttttattaactgatagtataattattttcacataAGAGGTAAACTCACTTAGACCTTGTTGGATTAAATTTCTCCATAAACacttatagaaaaagaaaataagaaaaaaaaaagaaataaactttttacctaagctaaaattagtttatatataagttaatttgCAGCCTTCTCATATTAGCCCATCGAAAAGCTAATatgcataatttaattttaacttataaaaaattgttaaaaatacttataaaaagtTTATCCATACAACCCttcaatattcaataaaattgtTGAGTTAGTTTGGATTAAATTGGGTTACTAACCAAAACTTGGTAATAATCAATTCAACCCAACACATGCTCTTGAAATCAATCTCTTACATTTCCTATAACTTGCCCCGACCTGAACCATGTTAAGCCCTAGGCTGAAGGATGAAATGTTGGCTCTTCAAATCAATTCAACCCAACATATGCTCTTCAAATCAATTTGGAATATCCCATGCACAAGCTCTTTCACATCAAAACAGTTAATTCACACAAGTTTGGACAAGACAACTATAAATTTGCATTAGCCAAGCTGAGAGTTGACCGGGTGAGAAGAATAAGACAGTTTGTTCCCTTCGTTGAAAGGAGATAAGTTTCACacgaatttaatttaaagtgtAATATGATCTAACCATCTAAAATTTaaggataaattaaaaaagactaCTTTAGAGGagcattttcattttgttttgtatgtTAACTGAAAACCCTTGTACTAGACATCAGGATTGCAATGCCTCAAATTATGTAAACTAACAAACAATGAAATACCATTAATCATCTAAAAACTTGGAGTGAGTGATTTGCACTTGTGAAGCCTCCATCAACCATGAGATTCTCTCCACTTATATATTTAGCATCATCACTTGCAAGGAAGAGCACAGCATTAGCCACATCGTGAGTAGTTAATTCTACCCCCTGCAAGTTGGCCATTCTCCCAGTAAAATCACGAAAACTGACCAAGGCATCATCAGTTCTCTCATCCTCAGGCAAATGAGCCAAGGCCAAACCTGTTGCAACACCATAAGGTGACACACAGTTCACTCTTATAGCATGTTTCCCCAATTCAGCTGCAACATTCTTTGTGAGCCCCAATACAGCATACTTGGACCCTGTGTATGCATGCGGTCCTAAGCCACCTATGGCACTTGCTACACTGCATAAAGAAATGATTGAGCCCTTCTTCTTCGGGATCATAATTCGAGCAGCGTGTTTCATCCCGTGGAACACTCCCTTCGTATTTACACTAAACACCTTATCGAATTCTGATAAGTCTGCATTGCGGATATCGGAACAAGGTGATCCAGAAATTCCGGCATTGTTGACTATGATGTGAAGGGTGCCAAATTTACCCACAGTGAAGTCCACTGCATGGGAAACATCATCCTCTACTGTAACATCACAATGGACAAAAACAACATTTGCTTCATCACCAAGAGACTGACAGACCTGCTTTCCAAGGTTGTCTTGCACATCAGCTATACATATTTTAGCACCATGGATATGGAAGAGGCGCACAATGCTTTCTCCAATTCCAGACGCTCCACCAGTAACCAATGCCACTTTGCCTAATAGCCTGAAAGAAAGACAATAGAGAACTTGGAAGTCACATAATTGGAACTTGGGAGCACCGAAGATAGGGTGCGAATCACTCCTAACACTGAAAAGTACTTAAAACAGAAGCAGACAATATTTCTTGGATACTTTCTCTTGTAAAAAAGATAGTTCTTTCCCCCACAAAATTGTGCTATATGTAACATTGAAATCACTGGACCATTAGAAAACTCATGATACCATTAATGGTAGTAGTCtaaatgtagatttctaaacCATTATTAAAGCAACATTGCTCGAAAATGGATAACTCCATtgcccaaattaaaaaattgtaagttaTAGGGCAAGTAATAAAATGATGCATACAACTCGTTTAATGGAACTAGCTTAAACTTCCCATAAAAAATGAACTTGGCATACAACAACAACGACAAAATCTCACCCCACTAGGTGGATAAAAATGAACAGGgcataaaagaataaaagaatgatTAATCTCTTTATGATTCCAATATCATTGACCATTGAAATACTACATATCATATGCAGAAAAGAGAAGGATCAATTTACAAACATAACAGTTTTTATACCATGGTGTATAGAGTGACAATGACATATAGATCCTAAACATAACAATAACATTGTACCATATAAgattattagaaaaatataaacaaggataccatcaatttattttactattcaCTTTTGTTAACCTGTCATAATATACTTAGGCTCAGAATTAGTGGAAGAATGGTAAAACACGTGTTAATAACTTAATATACTATATCTATGGAAGATTATTTAATCAAGTTGTTCCCCTGTACAAATCATGAGGCTGAAATTGGCTTCTAGTTGTGTTTAGTCTAAATAATTTTGGAGACTAGCTGTGTATAAATAGCAAGCTGCCTCACTATACTGAAAATCAGTTTGCAAGATTAGCCTTGACAAGCCCAAACCAGATTTGACTTGAAGAATCCCCTGGGGAAACTTGCAATATTCTACAAGAAATGTTTTATCCTTTGTTGACCAAAAAGATGTTGAatgcaatttatttatttatttttagttttttacagGAAAATGAAACTTCATTAGACTGACCCAGACCAAAAAGTGTCTGATGAAAGTTTCATTTggctttaaaataaattacatttaacATCGTAATGCTTGTctctaaattgaggggtttgtATATCATAATCATCTGAAAAGCAGACAAGGAAACTAAATCATGGTTAATTAGTTACAAGGATTTAACCAACTCGCATAGAAGCACATAACATAACAAATCATTTAGAGCTTCCAACTCTTCTTGTTTGAAAAATGCATTAGGTAATCTTCTTCACTCTTATCCATCCTATTATGAAAGCTCAACTTATGCTTATTACTATCGATTTACTTTTACCCTCATACATAAGGTACTGTAGTTTTTCATCCTTATTAACCTCATATTTTAGGTGCTATCATTTTTCGTCCTAATTAACCCTGCACTACATGGCCACATAAGCAAAGTAACcagaaattagtaaaaaaaaagtcctccagtaatagaaaacaaaatccaAACTCAATTAGAAATGAGTTTGAAGATTGGCTCAGAAACAGTAGATCTGAGCATCAGAGGTGTCAAACAACACTTTAAGAAAAATGGGAGAACTAACAGCATACATGAAAACAAACCTAAATCCATTTTGAACCAAATACAGATTGATATTTGATATGGATCTGATAGTTAACTAGCAGTGAAGAAAGAGGAAATTTCTTACAAAGAAAATCTCTCAAAGATTGGAAATAATCCCAAATTCAATCATTTGAATAATTGTAAGAGTAATAAAAGCAGATAACTGCAGAAAATAAGCCAAATAGGTGAAAACaatatcaattaaatttgtaaacaGACAGCAATAACCAGGAAGTCAACaacttgaaaatttgaaaaaaccTGAGCACATATCTTATTTCATTTGTTAAAATCACAAGACTCTCCCTAGTAATTTTACTaaaacaagagagagagagagagagagagagagagagaagtaaaGCTTGCTGCAACATAAGGGTATGATGCTCCAATAATCAAACTTATTTCCAAGCCACTATGTGACACAAAATCTGATGACatagcaaaagaaaaatgaaaaaaaaaaaggacaagtTGCATGAACTACTAGATCCAAAACTAAAAACAGAAGTTGGTCATCACAAATCAGTTCAAGACTGAGCATGCAAAGTTACACCATGAGAAACCGAATATGCTTCAATAGATTCCAAAAGGGTGTTGGAGCTGACAGAAAGATTCTACTACCTTTGTGTTGGAGTGGAAGCCAGAACAGTACCAGTAGTGGACATGGCTGTGTCT encodes:
- the LOC100786658 gene encoding xanthoxin dehydrogenase; translation: MSTTGTVLASTPTQRLLGKVALVTGGASGIGESIVRLFHIHGAKICIADVQDNLGKQVCQSLGDEANVVFVHCDVTVEDDVSHAVDFTVGKFGTLHIIVNNAGISGSPCSDIRNADLSEFDKVFSVNTKGVFHGMKHAARIMIPKKKGSIISLCSVASAIGGLGPHAYTGSKYAVLGLTKNVAAELGKHAIRVNCVSPYGVATGLALAHLPEDERTDDALVSFRDFTGRMANLQGVELTTHDVANAVLFLASDDAKYISGENLMVDGGFTSANHSLQVFR